One window of the Dreissena polymorpha isolate Duluth1 chromosome 5, UMN_Dpol_1.0, whole genome shotgun sequence genome contains the following:
- the LOC127831096 gene encoding zinc finger protein PLAG1-like, with product MGFTQRADARLSRLLTVSIPTKETKLRGKKKSNKKKSHWHEHVSAVHCKDRNFLCPLCEHTYKTARALKRHQKESHRLTELQDDNEQNTDMPSKSQLLEHVRTVHCETRDFHCKLCDHTYKSARGLKRNEKESHKVVCTEIKDENNETRVSMTVVKIKKGSLTCSECLKDFPSRAELLQHNMEQHIESYKHLCDTCGKRYLRRTHLQDHVASVHTYGAEINCQLCGKSYKALSSLGRHLKDSHAGRKKELSMFDLLRNSGVMGTWHLRKNTSSMYGSADVDFLDDEEDSESYKESDEEDINDKDVSLTEEEDESDQERD from the exons ATGGGGTTCACACAAAGGGCTGATGCTAGGCTCAGTAGGCTGCTTACTG TCAGCATTCCAACAAAAGAAACAAAGTTGAGAGGgaaaaaaaaaagcaacaaaaag AAGAGCCACTGGCATGAACACGTCAGCGCTGTACACTGTAAGGACAGGAACTTCCTGTGCCCGCTATGTGAACACACCTACAAAACAGCTCGTGCACTGAAGCGGCATCAGAAAGAATCCCATAGGTTGACGGAATTACAGGATGACAATGAACAGAATACGGACATGCCTTCG AAGAGCCAGTTGCTTGAGCATGTTCGCACGGTACACTGTGAGACGAGGGACTTTCATTGCAAGCTGTGTGATCACACGTACAAGTCTGCGCGTGGACTGAAGAGGAATGAGAAGGAGTCCCATAAAGTCGTGTGCACCGAAATAAAGGATGAGAATAACGAGACGCGTGTTTCCATGACTGTGGTGAAGATTAAGAAAGG GAGCCTGACCTGCTCTGAGTGCCTGAAGGATTTTCCATCACGAGCTGAGCTGTTACAGCACAATATGGAACAACACATCGAATCCTACAAGCATCTTTGTGACACATGCGGGAAAAGATACCTACGG AGGACGCATCTACAGGACCATGTTGCAAGTGTTCACACCTATGGAGCTGAAATAAATTGCCAGTTGTGTGGAAAATCTTACAAAGCCTTGTCTTCTTTAGGGCGGCATTTAAAAGATTCCCATGCCGGTAGAAAGAAGGAATTGTCAATGTTTGATTTGTTACGCAATTCCGGTGTCATGGGAACCTGGCATTTACGAAAGAATACGTCAAGTATGTATGGCAGTGCAGACGTTGATTTTTTGGACGATGAGGAGGATAGTGAAAGTTACAAAGAAAGTGATGAAGAAGATATTAATGATAAAGATGTCAGTTTAACTGAAGAAGAAGATGAAAGTGACCAAGAGAGAGATTAA